One Pseudonocardia abyssalis DNA segment encodes these proteins:
- a CDS encoding DUF4439 domain-containing protein, translating into MSQIDEDSTDALQAALAAEHAALWAYGLAVAFLGPQNRAQARDDAAAHRTLRAAVETTLSQLGARAVSAQPSYAPPQPVVDAASAAALAVVAETDALGAWRSVLERTEDRPLRGAALDALTQGTLRCARWRVVVGSPPAIPDFPGL; encoded by the coding sequence ATGAGCCAGATCGACGAGGACTCCACCGACGCCCTGCAGGCCGCACTCGCCGCGGAGCACGCCGCGCTGTGGGCCTACGGGCTCGCGGTCGCGTTCCTCGGCCCGCAGAACCGGGCGCAGGCCCGCGACGACGCCGCCGCCCACCGCACGCTGCGGGCCGCGGTCGAGACGACGCTGTCGCAGCTCGGGGCGCGGGCGGTGTCGGCCCAGCCGTCCTACGCCCCGCCGCAACCGGTCGTCGACGCCGCGTCGGCCGCTGCCCTGGCGGTCGTCGCGGAGACCGACGCGCTCGGCGCATGGCGGTCGGTCCTGGAGCGCACCGAGGACCGCCCGCTGCGCGGTGCGGCCCTCGACGCCCTCACCCAGGGCACGCTGCGCTGCGCCCGGTGGCGGGTGGTGGTCGGCAGCCCGCCCGCGATCCCGGACTTCCCGGGCCTCTGA
- a CDS encoding aminotransferase class V-fold PLP-dependent enzyme codes for MRSAFDRLFDVPDSYLNTASIGVPSVEVADAVAASVHSWRTGAARPGDFDAPVATAREAWARLVGVPVGRVALGATVSGLVSLVAAALPRPSRVLVAAGEFTSVTWPFAARGHDLTEVPLDEVGARAAEFDAVAVAVVQSADGRIVDLDALRAARASGTRVVLDATQATGWLDADLGWADAVTGGAYKWLLSPRGAAWLAVHPDWDLPPEQAGWFAGADVWDSVYGLPLRLAADARALDTSPAWLSHVGAAVALPWLAGLDRAAVHAHCTGLADALRAGLGMEPAGSAIVSVRTPGAQERLAAAGVACAARAGAARLAFHLYNTAGDVDRALDALA; via the coding sequence GTGCGCAGCGCCTTCGATCGCCTCTTCGACGTGCCGGACTCCTACCTCAACACCGCGAGCATCGGGGTGCCGTCGGTGGAGGTCGCCGACGCGGTGGCCGCGTCGGTGCACAGCTGGCGCACCGGCGCCGCGCGGCCCGGCGACTTCGACGCGCCCGTCGCCACCGCCCGCGAGGCGTGGGCGCGGCTGGTGGGCGTGCCGGTCGGGCGGGTCGCGCTCGGGGCGACGGTGTCCGGGCTCGTCTCGCTGGTGGCCGCCGCCCTGCCCCGGCCGTCGCGGGTGCTCGTCGCCGCCGGGGAGTTCACGAGCGTCACCTGGCCGTTCGCGGCACGCGGCCACGACCTGACCGAGGTCCCGCTCGACGAGGTCGGCGCGCGGGCCGCGGAGTTCGACGCCGTCGCCGTCGCGGTGGTGCAGTCCGCGGACGGCCGGATCGTCGACCTCGACGCCCTGCGCGCGGCCAGGGCGTCGGGCACCCGCGTCGTCCTGGACGCGACGCAGGCCACCGGCTGGCTCGACGCCGACCTCGGCTGGGCCGACGCCGTCACCGGCGGTGCGTACAAGTGGCTGCTCAGCCCGCGCGGGGCGGCCTGGCTCGCGGTGCACCCCGACTGGGACCTGCCCCCGGAGCAGGCCGGCTGGTTCGCCGGCGCCGACGTCTGGGACAGCGTCTACGGCCTACCCCTGCGGCTCGCCGCCGACGCCCGGGCGCTGGACACCTCACCGGCCTGGCTCAGCCACGTCGGGGCCGCCGTCGCGCTGCCGTGGCTCGCCGGGCTCGACCGCGCCGCCGTGCACGCCCACTGCACCGGACTGGCCGACGCCCTGCGCGCCGGGCTCGGGATGGAGCCGGCCGGTTCGGCCATCGTCTCGGTCCGCACACCGGGGGCACAGGAGCGGCTGGCCGCCGCGGGCGTCGCCTGCGCGGCGCGCGCCGGGGCGGCGCGGCTCGCGTTCCACCTCTACAACACCGCGGGCGACGTCGACCGGGCGCTGGACGCCCTCGCCTGA
- a CDS encoding secondary thiamine-phosphate synthase enzyme YjbQ, with amino-acid sequence MRSEVIQIRTGSRETVVDLTAEIDAFLASGDGGDGLLSVWVPHATAGIAVIETGAGSDTDLLTALRDILPSDDRWGHRHGSAGHGRDHVLPGIVAPSMTVPVLDGRPMLGTWQSVCLVDTNRDNPVRSVRLSFLAG; translated from the coding sequence ATGCGCAGTGAAGTGATCCAGATCCGGACCGGTTCCCGCGAGACCGTCGTCGACCTGACCGCCGAGATCGACGCCTTCCTCGCCTCCGGCGACGGCGGCGACGGGCTGTTGAGCGTGTGGGTGCCGCACGCCACGGCGGGGATCGCGGTGATCGAGACCGGAGCGGGCAGCGACACCGACCTGCTCACCGCCCTGCGCGACATCCTCCCCTCCGACGACCGGTGGGGGCACCGCCACGGCAGCGCCGGGCACGGGCGCGACCACGTGCTGCCCGGCATCGTCGCCCCGTCGATGACGGTCCCGGTGCTCGACGGGCGGCCGATGCTGGGCACGTGGCAGTCGGTCTGCCTCGTCGACACGAACCGCGACAACCCCGTCCGCTCGGTGCGCCTGTCGTTCCTCGCGGGCTGA
- a CDS encoding serine/threonine-protein kinase — MFGPYRLDGLLGSGGMGEVHRAYHVEQDRTVALKLLHADLGEDAEFRQRFLRESRVTARLTDPHVIPIHNWGDIDGRLYLDMRLVEGEDLAELLERSGRLSPARAVAVLSQVARALDSAHRSGLIHRDVKPSNVLLAANEDGDDFAYLVDFGIARSLSSDTTGAGITRAGTAVGTLDYMAPERFLEQPVDGRADVYALACVLHECLTGEKPFPVEGLPALMRAHLRTPPPRPSQLRVAAPATIDDVVARGMAKDPAQRFPTAGALAVAARKALDGSVTVAGIARPEPPRPEPPRPVAPDQPTIVPGGPTGLPADHAQLIDRAALERAARRARAEQPRPARPDRPPPLRSPERQAPSPRPGPAWGPGATTPLGNDRVDPMTPHRRAATSHVPLPAFRPPPAPAPRRSPWPFVAGGLVLVAAVVAAVLLLPRAAGTQPSPPHDLTLAQQSLLAVLPIGFSAADCAPAPERENPAVDAALSCTNGPANGPGTATFLHYVDLERLAADHAADAATRALPEGDITGCRDGSATTGSWTRNRETGALACYAEAATGTTIDWTDPRNRTRAVVTRSDGDAAVLYDWWSFGGFL, encoded by the coding sequence ATGTTCGGGCCGTATCGGCTCGACGGGCTGCTCGGGAGCGGCGGGATGGGCGAGGTCCATCGCGCGTACCACGTCGAGCAGGACCGCACGGTCGCCCTGAAGCTCCTGCACGCCGATCTGGGCGAGGACGCGGAGTTCCGGCAGCGGTTCCTGCGCGAGTCGCGGGTGACGGCCCGGCTGACCGACCCGCACGTCATCCCCATCCACAACTGGGGCGACATCGACGGCCGGCTCTACCTGGACATGCGCCTGGTCGAGGGGGAGGACCTCGCGGAGCTGCTCGAGCGGTCCGGGCGGCTTTCGCCCGCTCGGGCGGTCGCGGTGCTCTCGCAGGTCGCGCGTGCGCTCGACAGTGCGCACCGGTCCGGGTTGATCCACCGCGACGTCAAGCCGTCGAACGTGCTCCTCGCGGCGAACGAGGACGGCGACGACTTCGCCTACCTCGTCGACTTCGGCATCGCCAGGTCCCTGAGCAGCGACACGACCGGAGCCGGGATCACCCGCGCGGGCACCGCCGTCGGCACGCTGGACTACATGGCGCCCGAGCGGTTCCTGGAGCAGCCGGTCGACGGGCGGGCCGACGTCTACGCGCTGGCGTGCGTGCTGCACGAGTGCCTGACCGGGGAGAAGCCGTTCCCGGTCGAGGGGCTGCCCGCCCTGATGCGGGCGCACCTGCGCACGCCGCCGCCGCGCCCGTCGCAGCTCCGGGTGGCCGCGCCCGCGACGATCGACGACGTCGTCGCGCGCGGCATGGCCAAGGACCCGGCGCAGCGGTTCCCGACGGCGGGGGCGCTCGCGGTGGCTGCGCGCAAGGCCCTCGACGGGTCGGTGACGGTCGCCGGGATCGCCCGCCCCGAACCGCCCCGCCCGGAACCGCCCCGCCCCGTCGCCCCCGACCAGCCGACGATCGTGCCGGGTGGGCCGACCGGGCTCCCCGCCGACCACGCCCAGCTCATCGACCGCGCCGCGCTGGAGCGCGCGGCCCGCCGGGCCCGGGCGGAGCAGCCCCGACCCGCCCGGCCCGACCGGCCCCCACCGCTCCGCTCCCCCGAGCGGCAGGCCCCGTCCCCTCGGCCGGGACCGGCGTGGGGCCCGGGGGCCACCACCCCGCTGGGGAACGACCGCGTCGACCCGATGACGCCCCACCGGCGCGCGGCGACGTCGCACGTCCCGCTGCCCGCGTTCCGCCCGCCCCCCGCACCCGCCCCGCGCCGGTCGCCGTGGCCGTTCGTGGCGGGCGGGCTGGTGCTGGTGGCGGCGGTCGTGGCCGCGGTACTGCTGCTCCCCCGCGCCGCCGGCACGCAGCCGTCCCCTCCCCACGACCTGACGCTCGCGCAGCAGTCGTTGCTCGCCGTGCTGCCGATCGGTTTCTCCGCCGCGGACTGCGCGCCCGCCCCCGAGCGCGAGAACCCGGCCGTCGACGCCGCCCTGAGCTGCACGAACGGACCCGCGAACGGGCCGGGCACGGCGACGTTCCTGCACTACGTCGACCTCGAGCGGCTCGCGGCCGACCACGCGGCCGACGCCGCCACCCGCGCACTCCCCGAGGGAGACATCACCGGCTGCCGCGACGGGAGCGCCACGACCGGGAGCTGGACGCGCAACCGCGAGACCGGCGCGCTCGCCTGCTACGCCGAGGCCGCGACCGGCACGACGATCGACTGGACCGACCCCCGCAACCGCACCCGCGCCGTCGTCACCCGGTCCGACGGCGACGCCGCCGTCCTCTACGACTGGTGGTCCTTCGGTGGGTTCCTCTGA
- a CDS encoding protein kinase domain-containing protein, with protein MDAALTAPSAVADYEIVRLLGEGNHGRYYLARPPARLGLAEEFVALKVFGDRVGEQAYERGVRELRAFAAVRSPYLVRVFDAVLEDSFVYAMEYFPLGSLAAGATDRTTTLLALEHAARAAHALHEAGLAHGDVKPANVLLAGDAGAPPVGGRLSDLGLARHLSPGTTLTGMGRASSVEFTDPDLLAGARPSRRTEVWALGATIHRALAGTGLFGDLPDTQPLLAIRKVLSGQPVVHPGLAPADADLVRACLADGSARLGTAEQVADRLAGLPA; from the coding sequence GTGGACGCTGCGCTGACGGCCCCCTCCGCGGTGGCCGACTACGAGATCGTGCGGCTGCTCGGTGAGGGCAACCACGGCCGCTACTACCTCGCCCGCCCGCCCGCTCGGCTCGGGCTCGCCGAGGAGTTCGTGGCGCTCAAGGTGTTCGGCGACCGGGTGGGGGAGCAGGCCTACGAGCGCGGAGTCCGGGAGCTCCGGGCGTTCGCCGCGGTGCGCTCGCCGTACCTCGTGCGCGTGTTCGACGCCGTGCTGGAGGACAGCTTCGTCTACGCGATGGAGTACTTCCCGCTCGGTTCGCTCGCCGCCGGTGCGACCGACCGCACCACGACGCTGCTCGCGCTCGAGCACGCCGCCCGCGCCGCGCACGCGCTGCACGAGGCCGGGCTCGCCCACGGCGACGTCAAGCCGGCCAACGTCCTGCTCGCCGGTGATGCGGGCGCACCGCCGGTCGGCGGACGGCTCTCCGACCTCGGCCTCGCGCGGCACCTCAGCCCCGGCACGACGCTGACGGGGATGGGCCGCGCGAGCTCCGTCGAGTTCACCGACCCCGACCTGCTCGCCGGCGCCCGCCCGTCGCGCCGCACCGAGGTGTGGGCGCTCGGTGCCACGATCCACCGCGCGCTGGCCGGCACCGGCCTGTTCGGCGACCTGCCCGACACCCAGCCGCTGCTGGCGATCCGCAAGGTCCTCTCCGGGCAGCCGGTCGTGCACCCGGGGCTCGCACCCGCCGACGCCGACCTCGTGCGGGCGTGCCTCGCCGACGGGTCGGCACGGCTGGGCACCGCCGAGCAGGTCGCCGACCGGCTGGCGGGTCTGCCCGCGTGA
- a CDS encoding cation:proton antiporter domain-containing protein, with product MDMKHVIAYVLLDVAIVVVAARLTGRLFRRFGQPAVIGEIVAGVALGPTLLGAFPGDLDQLLFPPDVRPFLSVIAQLGLALFMFIVGLEVDLSLIRGRRRAAGAVAAGSVVLPFALGAGVAVVLYPFHSVAGGETVSPLAFVLFMGVAMSITALPVLARILTERGMQRTPIGVLALACAAIDDVIGWTLLAVVVAVAAGGSAGGALVIMGWTLLFALVMFFGVRPLLARLVTWHARAGRLTPDILAIVLAGLLASAWITEIIGVHAIFGAFLFGAVMPRREAAALTREILERLEQVSLLLLLPVFFVVAGLQVDVGAIGLGGIWQLALILVAAIAGKFLGAAVAARAQGMPRRQSTALGLLMNTRGLTEIVILQVGLQLGVLGPAMFTLMVIMALVTTAMTGPLMTIVYPDRVLARELAAAERAELGEVDAFTVLAVVDDPVDGRRVAELARDLTGRQHPARVVLCRLLPAQVELEVASGLGAELGMIAAAGDELRVLAAELEACGTPASVVARFGTDPAALAGTLDADLVLLTGDADVAVAALAAVPETTVVVARFGTGEATGTPLALVDGAAGGRAVLRVAAHLALRTSDEVAVDSADGRGGTRRTGAAADALTRRGITARPARAGEIADASVVVLPDSADLPVDLGERAVVLRVRASGADVDDDLDQSLARITVAPTAPTP from the coding sequence ATGGACATGAAGCACGTGATCGCCTACGTCCTGCTGGACGTCGCGATCGTGGTGGTCGCGGCCCGGCTGACGGGCCGGCTGTTCCGGCGGTTCGGACAGCCCGCGGTGATCGGCGAGATCGTCGCGGGCGTCGCGCTGGGGCCGACGCTGCTGGGCGCGTTCCCCGGCGACCTCGACCAGCTGCTGTTCCCGCCCGACGTCCGCCCGTTCCTGTCCGTGATCGCGCAGCTCGGGCTCGCGCTGTTCATGTTCATCGTGGGGCTCGAGGTCGACCTCTCACTGATCCGCGGGCGACGCAGGGCGGCCGGTGCGGTCGCGGCCGGATCGGTCGTGCTGCCCTTCGCGCTCGGTGCCGGGGTCGCGGTGGTGCTGTACCCGTTCCACTCCGTCGCGGGCGGCGAGACGGTGTCGCCACTGGCGTTCGTGCTGTTCATGGGCGTGGCGATGTCGATCACCGCACTGCCGGTGCTCGCACGCATCCTCACCGAGCGGGGCATGCAACGGACGCCGATCGGGGTGCTGGCGCTGGCCTGCGCGGCGATCGACGACGTGATCGGCTGGACGCTGCTCGCCGTCGTCGTCGCGGTGGCGGCCGGGGGCAGTGCGGGCGGTGCGCTGGTGATCATGGGCTGGACGCTGCTGTTCGCCCTCGTCATGTTCTTCGGGGTCCGCCCGCTGCTCGCCCGGCTGGTCACGTGGCACGCGCGGGCCGGCAGGCTGACGCCCGACATCCTCGCGATCGTCCTCGCCGGGCTGCTCGCGTCGGCGTGGATCACCGAGATCATCGGCGTGCACGCGATCTTCGGGGCGTTCCTGTTCGGCGCGGTCATGCCGCGCCGCGAGGCCGCCGCGCTGACGCGGGAGATCCTGGAGCGCCTCGAGCAGGTCAGCCTGCTCCTGCTGCTGCCGGTGTTCTTCGTCGTCGCCGGGCTGCAGGTCGACGTCGGCGCGATCGGCCTCGGCGGGATCTGGCAGCTCGCACTGATCCTGGTCGCGGCGATCGCCGGCAAGTTCCTCGGCGCGGCGGTGGCGGCGCGGGCGCAGGGGATGCCGCGGCGGCAGTCGACCGCGCTGGGGCTGCTGATGAACACCCGCGGGCTCACCGAGATCGTGATCCTTCAGGTCGGGCTGCAGCTCGGGGTGCTCGGTCCCGCGATGTTCACGCTCATGGTGATCATGGCGCTGGTGACGACGGCGATGACCGGACCGCTCATGACGATCGTCTACCCGGACCGGGTGCTGGCCCGCGAGCTGGCGGCCGCCGAGCGGGCCGAGCTGGGCGAGGTCGACGCGTTCACGGTGCTCGCCGTCGTCGACGACCCGGTGGACGGGCGGCGGGTCGCCGAGCTCGCCCGCGACCTGACCGGCCGCCAGCACCCCGCCCGCGTCGTCCTGTGCCGGCTCCTGCCCGCCCAGGTCGAGCTGGAGGTGGCGAGCGGGCTGGGCGCCGAGCTGGGGATGATCGCCGCGGCCGGTGACGAGCTGCGCGTACTGGCCGCCGAGCTCGAGGCGTGCGGCACGCCCGCGTCGGTCGTCGCCCGCTTCGGCACCGACCCCGCCGCGCTCGCCGGCACCCTCGACGCCGACCTCGTGCTGCTCACCGGCGACGCGGACGTCGCGGTCGCGGCACTGGCCGCGGTGCCGGAGACCACGGTGGTCGTGGCCCGGTTCGGGACCGGGGAGGCCACGGGCACACCACTGGCCCTCGTCGACGGGGCCGCGGGCGGGCGCGCCGTCCTGCGGGTCGCCGCGCACCTGGCCCTGCGCACCTCCGACGAGGTGGCGGTCGACTCGGCCGACGGGCGCGGCGGCACGCGCCGGACCGGGGCGGCCGCCGACGCCCTGACCCGCCGCGGCATCACCGCCCGGCCCGCGCGGGCCGGCGAGATCGCGGACGCGTCGGTGGTGGTGCTCCCGGACTCCGCCGACCTCCCCGTCGACCTCGGGGAGCGGGCGGTGGTGCTGCGGGTGCGTGCGTCGGGGGCGGACGTGGACGACGACCTGGACCAGTCACTGGCCCGGATCACGGTCGCCCCCACCGCCCCGACCCCCTGA